A region of Geobacillus sp. 46C-IIa DNA encodes the following proteins:
- the yidD gene encoding membrane protein insertion efficiency factor YidD, whose protein sequence is MLIRFYQRFLSPLKPPTCRFYPTCSNYGLEAVKRFGAIKGGWLTVKRILKCHPFHPGGFDPVPEPSQHLNETK, encoded by the coding sequence ATGCTCATCCGTTTTTACCAACGATTTCTTTCCCCGCTTAAGCCGCCAACTTGCCGCTTTTACCCGACCTGTTCGAATTATGGGCTCGAGGCGGTGAAGCGGTTTGGCGCCATCAAAGGGGGATGGCTGACAGTGAAGCGGATTTTGAAATGCCATCCGTTTCATCCGGGTGGGTTCGACCCTGTTCCTGAACCATCTCAGCACCTTAATGAAACAAAATAA
- a CDS encoding S-ribosylhomocysteine lyase: MPSPVESFELDHCAVKAPYVRHCGVHKVGSDGVVNKFDIRFCQPNKEAMDPAAIHTLEHLLAYTLRKHAAKYDHFDIIDISPMGCQTGFYLVVSGSPTVEEIIDLLEETMKDALNAAEVPAATERQCGQAKLHDLEAAKELMRFWLSQEKTELKKVFG, from the coding sequence ATGCCTTCACCGGTAGAAAGCTTTGAATTGGATCATTGCGCCGTCAAAGCGCCGTACGTGCGGCATTGCGGCGTTCACAAAGTCGGCAGCGACGGCGTTGTCAATAAGTTCGATATTCGTTTTTGCCAGCCGAACAAAGAAGCGATGGACCCGGCGGCCATTCATACGTTAGAGCACCTGTTGGCGTATACGCTGCGCAAACATGCGGCCAAGTATGATCATTTTGACATTATCGACATCTCGCCGATGGGTTGCCAGACGGGGTTTTACCTTGTCGTGAGCGGATCGCCGACCGTTGAGGAAATCATCGATTTGCTTGAGGAGACGATGAAAGACGCCTTGAATGCGGCGGAAGTGCCGGCCGCAACCGAGCGGCAATGCGGCCAAGCGAAGCTGCACGACTTAGAGGCGGCGAAAGAGTTGATGCGCTTTTGGCTGTCGCAAGAGAAAACCGAGCTGAAAAAAGTGTTCGGCTGA
- the ytzI gene encoding YtzI protein, protein MYWTLVICLIIVAVILLLAVVTTSKAYGYKHTVDPLPEERDDKQQTGPKQPQ, encoded by the coding sequence ATGTATTGGACGTTAGTGATTTGTCTCATCATTGTAGCGGTCATTCTTTTGTTGGCGGTCGTCACCACTTCGAAAGCGTACGGGTACAAACATACGGTAGACCCGCTTCCCGAGGAACGGGACGACAAACAACAAACCGGCCCAAAACAGCCGCAGTAG
- a CDS encoding Dps family protein — protein sequence MAKPLTDIVNKQIANWTVLYVKLHNYHWYVTGPQFFTLHEKFEQLYNEAAGHIDALAERLLALGGKPVATMKGALEQASVKEAAGTETAEQMVAAIVGDFETMIGELKEGMQVADEVGDETTGDMLLGIHRSLEKHVWMLKSFLGR from the coding sequence ATGGCAAAACCGTTAACGGACATTGTCAACAAACAAATCGCGAACTGGACCGTGTTGTACGTGAAGCTGCACAACTACCATTGGTATGTCACCGGACCGCAATTTTTTACGCTGCATGAGAAGTTTGAACAGCTTTACAACGAAGCGGCCGGCCATATTGACGCGCTCGCCGAGCGGCTGCTGGCGCTTGGCGGCAAGCCGGTGGCGACGATGAAAGGCGCGCTAGAGCAAGCGTCCGTCAAGGAAGCGGCCGGGACGGAAACCGCCGAGCAAATGGTCGCCGCGATTGTCGGCGATTTTGAAACGATGATCGGCGAACTGAAGGAAGGGATGCAAGTGGCGGATGAAGTCGGCGATGAAACGACAGGGGATATGCTGCTTGGCATTCACCGGAGTTTGGAAAAACACGTCTGGATGCTGAAATCGTTTTTGGGACGGTAA
- a CDS encoding holin family protein codes for MNKPIPMIGVSLFGSLVSLFVGSVDTFVVILLALVIVDYITGIVASALEGRLSSQVGFRGIVRKLLIFVLVAASHLVDLAIGWDMHLIRDAIIFFYIANEFISIVENAGRAGVPIPAVLRKAIELLKDEMK; via the coding sequence GTGAACAAGCCTATTCCAATGATCGGGGTTTCGCTGTTCGGTTCGCTCGTGTCGCTGTTCGTCGGCAGCGTGGACACATTTGTGGTCATTTTGCTAGCGTTAGTGATCGTCGATTATATCACCGGCATTGTCGCGAGTGCGTTGGAAGGAAGGCTGTCAAGCCAGGTCGGGTTTCGCGGCATCGTCCGCAAATTGCTCATTTTCGTGCTTGTCGCCGCATCCCATCTCGTCGATTTGGCCATCGGCTGGGATATGCACTTGATTCGTGACGCGATCATATTTTTCTATATTGCCAATGAATTTATTTCGATCGTGGAAAACGCCGGACGGGCCGGCGTTCCGATTCCGGCCGTGCTGCGCAAAGCGATCGAGCTGTTGAAAGATGAGATGAAATGA
- a CDS encoding hydrolase: protein MAEERKKTYYVSMATGEISQLKTASPWDFQIEATDREIAELREYFDQNYSTDWQAFWRAHVPYVQYHYDRENDAYDRTMTKIYEMIYRLGNDEAKAHVRSLGILPETETND, encoded by the coding sequence GTGGCAGAAGAACGGAAAAAGACGTATTACGTCTCGATGGCAACCGGAGAAATTTCTCAGCTGAAAACGGCGTCGCCATGGGACTTCCAAATTGAGGCAACCGACCGGGAAATCGCCGAGCTGCGCGAGTATTTCGACCAAAACTATTCGACGGACTGGCAGGCGTTTTGGCGCGCCCATGTGCCGTATGTCCAATATCATTACGACCGGGAAAATGATGCCTATGACCGAACGATGACGAAAATTTACGAAATGATTTATCGGCTTGGCAATGACGAAGCGAAGGCGCATGTCCGCTCGCTTGGCATCCTTCCTGAAACAGAAACAAACGACTAA
- the ytkD gene encoding RNA deprotection pyrophosphohydrolase encodes MYEFRDYYGHRVRLAFADHPFSPAPGHVWVICRYQGRWLLTDHPHRGLEFPGGKVERGETAEAAAAREVMEETGGVIGRLSYIGQYEVEPDLVKNMYFANISALLERGSYLETNGPVLLSALPDHIRADRRFSYLMKDDVLPLALAEIKRRGWIDA; translated from the coding sequence ATGTATGAATTTCGCGATTATTACGGGCATCGCGTCCGGCTGGCGTTTGCGGATCATCCGTTTTCCCCGGCCCCCGGGCATGTGTGGGTCATTTGCCGCTATCAAGGCCGTTGGTTGCTGACGGATCATCCGCACCGCGGCCTCGAGTTTCCCGGAGGCAAAGTGGAACGCGGGGAAACGGCTGAGGCGGCCGCTGCCCGCGAGGTGATGGAAGAAACAGGCGGGGTTATTGGCCGTCTTTCCTATATCGGCCAATACGAGGTCGAGCCGGATCTTGTGAAAAACATGTATTTCGCCAACATTTCGGCACTTCTAGAGCGGGGATCGTATTTGGAGACGAATGGCCCGGTGCTGCTTTCGGCGCTGCCGGACCATATCCGCGCCGATCGGCGCTTTAGCTATCTCATGAAGGATGATGTGCTTCCGTTGGCGCTTGCGGAAATCAAACGGCGCGGGTGGATCGACGCATAG
- a CDS encoding ABC transporter permease, with translation MIRLWQAALLVAFFAVWEAASRFHWVDPLLFSSPSAIGKLLIEKIGDHSLLTHTWATLFETMLGFVIGTVGGALIGALLWWFPRLAKTLDPYLVVFNAMPKVALGPMLIVALGPGFTSIIAMGVVISIIITTIVVYASFQEVDPNYVKVLRTFGATRYQCFKEAVLPASFPAIISTLKVNVGLAWVGVITGEFLVSKQGLGYLIIYGFQVFNFTLVLMSLLIVALLSTVMYQLVAMIEKKWSSRR, from the coding sequence ATGATCCGCCTTTGGCAAGCCGCGCTCCTTGTCGCCTTTTTTGCCGTCTGGGAAGCGGCGAGCCGCTTTCATTGGGTCGATCCGCTCTTGTTCAGCTCTCCGTCGGCCATTGGCAAGCTGCTGATTGAAAAAATCGGCGATCACTCTCTCCTGACGCATACGTGGGCGACTTTGTTTGAAACGATGCTCGGGTTTGTCATCGGCACGGTTGGCGGCGCGCTGATCGGCGCGTTGCTTTGGTGGTTTCCGCGCCTCGCCAAAACGCTGGATCCGTATTTGGTCGTCTTTAACGCCATGCCGAAAGTCGCGCTCGGACCGATGTTGATCGTCGCCCTTGGGCCGGGGTTTACATCCATTATCGCCATGGGCGTCGTCATTTCGATCATCATTACGACGATCGTCGTTTATGCGTCGTTTCAAGAAGTCGACCCGAACTATGTGAAAGTGTTGCGGACGTTCGGCGCCACCCGCTACCAATGTTTCAAAGAAGCGGTGCTGCCGGCGTCGTTTCCGGCGATCATTTCCACGTTGAAAGTAAACGTCGGCCTCGCCTGGGTCGGCGTCATCACCGGCGAATTTCTCGTTTCCAAACAAGGGCTCGGCTATTTAATTATTTACGGCTTCCAAGTATTCAATTTTACCCTCGTCTTAATGAGTTTACTCATTGTCGCGTTGCTGTCGACGGTGATGTACCAGCTTGTCGCTATGATCGAAAAAAAATGGAGCAGCCGCCGCTAA
- a CDS encoding ABC transporter ATP-binding protein — MFLAIDRLSHTYLTKTTAVTALDQVSLSVEKGEFVSFLGSSGCGKTTLLSIIAGLIEPTEGSVCIEGEPLWPREMNAAMARRAAGSDPSTRRVVGYMLQQDYLFPWKTIEENILLGLNITGTLMPETKERALALLAEIGLGGVESYYPSQLSGGMRQRAALVRTLATDPKLLLLDEPFSALDQQTKLKLEELVWKTLKQYEKTAVLVTHDIEEAIAMSDRIFLFSPRPGRLVRTFAIPDELRHCPPFAARQHPAFSALFQSIWEEMEALESV, encoded by the coding sequence ATGTTTCTTGCCATCGACCGCCTCTCGCACACGTATTTGACGAAAACGACCGCCGTCACCGCGCTCGATCAAGTGTCGCTGTCCGTCGAGAAAGGGGAATTTGTCTCCTTTCTCGGCTCAAGCGGCTGCGGCAAAACGACGTTGTTGTCGATCATCGCCGGGCTGATTGAGCCGACGGAAGGATCGGTCTGCATCGAAGGCGAGCCGCTTTGGCCGCGGGAAATGAACGCCGCTATGGCGCGCCGGGCGGCCGGATCTGATCCGTCAACCCGCCGAGTGGTCGGGTATATGCTTCAGCAAGACTACTTATTTCCATGGAAAACGATCGAGGAAAACATCTTGCTCGGCCTCAACATCACAGGAACGTTGATGCCAGAAACGAAAGAGCGGGCGCTCGCCCTGCTTGCTGAGATCGGCCTGGGCGGTGTGGAATCGTATTATCCGAGCCAGCTGTCCGGCGGCATGCGCCAGCGCGCCGCACTCGTGCGCACATTGGCGACCGACCCGAAGCTATTGTTGCTGGACGAACCGTTTTCCGCCCTTGACCAACAGACGAAACTGAAACTGGAAGAACTTGTATGGAAAACGTTAAAGCAATACGAAAAAACGGCGGTGCTCGTCACGCATGACATCGAGGAAGCCATCGCCATGAGCGACCGCATTTTCTTGTTTTCGCCGCGGCCAGGCCGCCTTGTGCGGACGTTTGCCATTCCAGATGAGCTGCGGCACTGTCCACCGTTCGCCGCTCGCCAGCATCCGGCGTTTTCCGCGTTGTTTCAATCCATTTGGGAGGAGATGGAGGCCCTTGAATCCGTCTAA
- a CDS encoding ABC transporter substrate-binding protein yields MKKWAVWLCSLLLLLPLAACSNGTGQGEKPLKKVRLAEVTHSIFYAPQYVALAKGFFREEGLDVELTTTWGGDKTMTTLLSGGADIALVGSETSIYVYAQGTDDPVINFAQLTQTDGTFLVSRKKIDHFTWEMLKGSTFLGQRKGGMPQMVGEFVLKQHGIDPHNDLNLIQNVDFANIANAFASGTGDFVQLFEPTASIFEQEGKGYIVASFGTESGRVPYTSYMAKQSYIKANKDVIEKFTRAIYKAQQWVESHSTKEIANVIQPYFKDTDLAIIEKVVDRYKRQGTYATDPILDEEEWNHLQTIMDEAGELPKHIDLETLVDSSFAKQAMNE; encoded by the coding sequence ATGAAAAAATGGGCGGTATGGTTGTGTTCGCTTCTTCTCCTTTTGCCGCTCGCTGCCTGCAGCAACGGCACCGGCCAAGGAGAAAAGCCGCTGAAAAAAGTCCGGCTCGCCGAAGTGACGCACTCAATTTTTTACGCACCGCAATACGTCGCCTTAGCGAAAGGCTTCTTTAGAGAAGAAGGGCTTGATGTCGAGCTGACGACGACATGGGGCGGCGACAAAACGATGACAACGCTGCTGTCCGGCGGCGCGGACATCGCCTTGGTCGGCTCGGAAACATCCATTTATGTCTATGCGCAAGGGACGGATGATCCGGTCATCAACTTTGCGCAACTCACGCAAACCGATGGCACGTTTCTCGTTTCCCGCAAGAAAATCGACCACTTTACGTGGGAGATGCTGAAAGGAAGCACGTTCCTCGGCCAGCGGAAAGGCGGCATGCCGCAGATGGTCGGCGAATTTGTGCTGAAACAACATGGCATTGATCCGCACAACGATTTGAACCTCATTCAAAACGTCGATTTCGCCAACATCGCCAACGCGTTTGCGAGCGGGACCGGCGATTTCGTCCAGCTGTTTGAACCGACAGCGAGCATTTTTGAGCAAGAAGGAAAAGGCTACATCGTCGCTTCCTTTGGCACCGAGTCCGGGCGCGTCCCGTACACATCGTACATGGCAAAACAAAGCTATATAAAAGCGAACAAAGACGTCATTGAAAAATTCACGCGCGCCATCTACAAAGCGCAACAGTGGGTCGAATCGCACAGCACTAAGGAAATTGCCAACGTCATTCAGCCGTACTTTAAGGACACCGACTTGGCCATTATCGAAAAGGTCGTCGACCGGTACAAACGCCAAGGCACATACGCGACCGATCCGATTTTAGATGAAGAAGAATGGAACCACTTGCAAACGATCATGGATGAAGCCGGCGAGCTGCCGAAGCACATCGATCTTGAAACGCTAGTTGATTCATCGTTTGCCAAACAAGCGATGAACGAGTAA
- a CDS encoding S9 family peptidase has protein sequence MDGDVIDYYRFPSPHPGIEVFFVTYMSQGLKVKGFLAAPKQNKVYDGFLYLRGGIKNVGQVRVPRLIQFASHGFVVFAPLYRGNGGGQGNEDFVGDDRYDAIAGFELLRRHPLVHPGRVHVFGFSRGGAMALHAAMLAERVCSAAVWGGVTDVALTYWERPDLRRMMKRVIGGTPNKCPERYRHRTPLYHLERLRAPVLIIHGERDENVSIEHARRLERRLKALGKRVTAWYFPEFTHYFPPRANRETVKRLAEWMKQQPTV, from the coding sequence ATGGACGGGGATGTCATCGACTACTATCGATTTCCATCGCCGCATCCGGGCATCGAGGTGTTCTTTGTCACCTATATGTCCCAAGGTCTGAAGGTGAAAGGATTTTTGGCTGCGCCGAAACAAAACAAGGTGTATGACGGGTTTTTGTATTTGCGCGGCGGGATCAAAAACGTCGGGCAAGTGCGGGTGCCGCGCCTCATCCAATTCGCGTCGCACGGCTTTGTCGTCTTCGCCCCGCTCTATCGCGGCAACGGCGGCGGGCAAGGGAACGAAGATTTTGTCGGCGATGACCGCTATGACGCCATCGCTGGATTTGAGCTTCTTCGCCGCCATCCGCTTGTCCATCCGGGGCGTGTGCACGTGTTTGGCTTCTCGCGCGGCGGGGCGATGGCGCTTCATGCCGCCATGCTCGCTGAACGGGTTTGTTCGGCTGCGGTTTGGGGCGGCGTGACGGATGTGGCGCTGACGTACTGGGAACGTCCGGATTTGCGGCGGATGATGAAGCGCGTCATCGGCGGGACGCCGAACAAATGCCCGGAGCGCTATCGGCATCGAACCCCGCTTTATCATCTCGAGCGGCTCCGCGCGCCGGTGCTCATCATCCACGGCGAGCGCGATGAAAACGTCTCGATCGAACACGCCCGGCGGCTCGAACGGCGACTGAAGGCGCTCGGCAAGCGAGTGACCGCATGGTATTTTCCCGAGTTCACCCACTATTTTCCCCCGCGCGCCAACCGTGAAACGGTGAAAAGGCTTGCGGAGTGGATGAAACAACAGCCGACCGTGTGA
- a CDS encoding DUF2584 domain-containing protein, with translation MGMPMELQTLIVTKGNEQRVQGNLFVLKKEGYRLYPLDVPLEVRRTLQSEASGIAVVKKLEWEDNRTTVTYELVSLYSTN, from the coding sequence ATGGGCATGCCGATGGAGCTGCAGACGCTCATTGTGACCAAAGGAAACGAACAGCGCGTCCAAGGCAATTTGTTTGTGCTGAAAAAAGAAGGCTACCGCTTATATCCGCTCGACGTGCCGCTTGAAGTGCGCCGGACGCTGCAAAGCGAAGCGAGCGGCATCGCCGTCGTGAAAAAGCTTGAATGGGAAGACAACCGGACGACGGTGACGTACGAGCTCGTCAGCTTGTATTCGACGAATTGA
- the pckA gene encoding phosphoenolpyruvate carboxykinase (ATP): MGIANMTNKLSLLLQKPYVHHQLSVAELVEKVLQRNEGRLTHTGAVAVTTGKYTGRSPKDKYIVEEPSTKQTVDWGAVNQPMSLETFEKLYDKVLDYLMKQEELFVFKGFAGADPKVRLPIQVVNEFAWHNLFVHQLFIRPSAEELAAHEPQFTVICAPNFKADPAVDGTRSEAFIIISFERRVVLIGGTEYAGEMKKSIFSVMNYLLPEQGILPMHCSANVGQEGDVALFFGLSGTGKTTLSTDPNRRLIGDDEHGWSSRGIFNIEGGCYAKCINLSREKEPQIFDAIGFGAVLENVVLDDATRVPNYDDGTLTENTRAAYPLQAIQNIVDPSVAGHPSTIVFLTADAFGVLPPISKLTREQAMYHFLSGYTSKLAGTERGVTEPEATFSTCFGAPFLPRPAVEYAEMLGQKIAEHNVRVFLVNTGWTGGPYGVGSRMKLAYTRAMVQAAVEGELDNVETVQDPIFGLAIPAHVPGVPDDVLRPQNTWADKQAYEQKAKELAEKFRANFRKFAHIDPTIEKLGGPLV; this comes from the coding sequence ATGGGGATCGCAAACATGACAAATAAGCTTTCTTTGCTGCTGCAAAAACCGTACGTACATCATCAACTGTCGGTCGCTGAGCTCGTCGAAAAAGTGCTGCAACGAAACGAAGGACGGCTGACGCACACCGGCGCCGTCGCCGTCACGACCGGCAAGTACACGGGCCGGTCGCCGAAAGACAAATATATCGTGGAAGAACCGTCGACGAAACAGACCGTTGATTGGGGAGCGGTCAACCAGCCGATGTCACTGGAAACATTTGAAAAACTGTATGATAAAGTGCTCGATTATTTAATGAAGCAAGAGGAACTGTTCGTCTTTAAAGGCTTTGCCGGCGCCGATCCGAAAGTCCGGCTGCCGATTCAAGTCGTCAATGAATTCGCCTGGCACAACTTGTTCGTCCATCAGCTGTTCATCCGGCCGAGCGCCGAGGAGCTCGCCGCGCATGAGCCGCAATTTACCGTCATTTGCGCGCCGAACTTTAAGGCGGACCCGGCTGTGGACGGCACACGCTCGGAAGCGTTCATCATCATTTCCTTTGAACGCCGCGTCGTCCTAATCGGCGGGACGGAATACGCCGGCGAAATGAAAAAATCGATCTTCTCGGTGATGAACTATTTGCTGCCGGAACAAGGCATTCTGCCGATGCACTGCTCGGCCAACGTCGGCCAGGAAGGCGACGTCGCCCTCTTCTTCGGCTTGTCGGGAACAGGAAAAACGACGCTCTCGACCGACCCGAACCGCCGCTTGATCGGCGATGACGAGCACGGATGGTCAAGCCGCGGCATTTTCAACATTGAAGGCGGCTGCTATGCAAAGTGCATCAACCTCTCGCGCGAGAAAGAGCCGCAAATTTTTGACGCCATCGGCTTCGGCGCCGTGCTCGAAAACGTCGTTCTCGATGACGCGACGCGCGTGCCGAATTACGACGACGGCACGCTGACGGAAAACACGCGCGCCGCCTACCCGCTTCAAGCGATCCAAAACATCGTCGATCCAAGCGTCGCCGGCCACCCATCCACGATCGTGTTCTTGACGGCCGATGCGTTCGGCGTCCTGCCGCCGATCAGCAAGCTGACGCGCGAACAAGCGATGTACCATTTCTTAAGCGGCTACACAAGCAAACTCGCCGGCACCGAACGCGGCGTCACCGAACCGGAAGCGACATTCTCTACATGCTTTGGCGCACCGTTTTTGCCGCGCCCGGCCGTTGAGTACGCGGAAATGCTCGGACAAAAAATCGCTGAACACAACGTCCGCGTCTTTTTGGTCAACACCGGTTGGACAGGAGGGCCGTACGGCGTCGGCAGCCGCATGAAGCTCGCCTACACCCGCGCGATGGTGCAAGCCGCCGTCGAAGGAGAGCTTGACAACGTCGAAACGGTGCAAGACCCGATCTTCGGCCTCGCCATCCCAGCGCACGTCCCGGGCGTGCCTGACGACGTCTTGCGCCCGCAAAACACATGGGCCGACAAACAAGCGTACGAACAAAAAGCGAAAGAACTGGCGGAAAAATTCCGCGCCAACTTCCGAAAGTTCGCCCATATCGACCCGACGATCGAAAAACTCGGCGGACCGCTCGTATAA
- the metK gene encoding methionine adenosyltransferase — translation MSAKRRLFTSESVTEGHPDKICDQISDAILDAILEKDPNARVACETSVTTGLVLVSGEITTSTYVDIPRIVRDTVREIGYTRAKYGFDADTCAVLTSIDEQSPDIAMGVDRALEAREGQMTDEEIEAIGAGDQGLMFGFACNETEELMPLPISLAHRLARRLAEVRKTDVLPYLRPDGKTQVTIEYDEDGKPVRVDTIVISTQHHPEIEQDQIERDMKEHVIKPVVPAELLDENTNYFINPTGRFVIGGPQGDAGLTGRKIIVDTYGGYARHGGGAFSGKDPTKVDRSAAYAARYVAKNIVAAGLADKCEVQLAYAIGVARPVSISIDTFGTGKVSEDILIEVVRNNFDLRPAGIIKMLDLRRPIYKQTAAYGHFGRTDVDLPWERTDKAAVLKEQALALANGQ, via the coding sequence ATGTCAGCCAAACGCCGCTTGTTTACTTCAGAATCTGTAACCGAAGGACACCCGGATAAAATTTGCGATCAAATTTCCGATGCCATTTTGGATGCCATTTTGGAAAAAGATCCGAACGCCCGTGTTGCTTGCGAAACGAGCGTGACAACAGGTCTCGTGCTTGTCAGCGGGGAAATTACCACGTCGACGTACGTCGATATTCCGCGCATCGTCCGCGATACGGTCCGCGAGATCGGCTATACGCGCGCAAAATACGGATTTGATGCCGATACGTGCGCAGTGTTGACGTCAATTGACGAGCAGTCGCCGGATATCGCGATGGGGGTGGACCGGGCGCTCGAGGCGCGCGAAGGTCAGATGACTGATGAGGAAATTGAAGCGATCGGTGCCGGCGACCAAGGGCTTATGTTTGGGTTTGCCTGCAATGAAACAGAAGAGCTGATGCCGCTCCCGATTTCGCTTGCCCACCGCTTGGCGCGCCGCTTGGCCGAAGTGCGCAAAACGGACGTGTTGCCGTATTTGCGTCCGGACGGCAAAACGCAAGTGACGATCGAATACGATGAAGACGGCAAACCGGTGCGCGTCGACACGATTGTCATTTCGACGCAGCATCATCCGGAAATTGAGCAAGATCAAATCGAACGCGATATGAAAGAACACGTCATCAAGCCGGTTGTTCCAGCGGAGCTGTTGGATGAGAACACGAACTATTTCATCAACCCGACCGGCCGGTTCGTCATCGGCGGTCCGCAAGGGGACGCTGGGCTGACAGGGCGGAAAATCATCGTTGACACGTACGGCGGTTACGCCCGCCATGGCGGCGGTGCGTTCTCGGGCAAAGACCCGACGAAAGTCGACCGCTCGGCAGCATATGCGGCCCGTTATGTCGCGAAAAACATTGTCGCGGCCGGGCTTGCTGATAAGTGTGAAGTGCAGCTCGCCTACGCCATCGGTGTCGCCCGTCCGGTTTCGATTTCGATTGATACGTTCGGCACCGGCAAAGTGTCGGAAGACATTTTAATTGAAGTCGTGCGCAACAACTTCGACCTTCGTCCGGCCGGCATCATCAAAATGCTTGACCTGCGTCGTCCGATTTACAAACAGACGGCGGCTTACGGCCATTTCGGGCGCACGGACGTCGATTTGCCGTGGGAACGCACCGATAAAGCGGCCGTGCTGAAAGAGCAAGCGTTGGCGTTAGCGAACGGACAATAA
- a CDS encoding gamma carbonic anhydrase family protein, which produces MIYPYKGKTPHIAPSAFIADYVTITGDVTIGEETSVWFNTVIRGDVAPTIIGNRVNIQDNSILHQSPNNPLIIEDGVTVGHQVILHSAIVRKHALIGMGSIVLDRAEIGEGAFIGAGSLVPPGKKIPPNVLALGRPAKVVRELTEDDFREMERIRREYVEKGQYYKALQQQRPIEP; this is translated from the coding sequence ATGATTTATCCATACAAAGGAAAGACGCCGCACATTGCCCCATCCGCCTTTATCGCTGATTATGTGACGATCACCGGCGATGTCACCATCGGCGAGGAGACGAGCGTCTGGTTTAACACCGTCATCCGCGGCGACGTGGCGCCGACGATCATCGGCAACCGGGTCAATATTCAAGATAACTCAATTTTGCATCAAAGTCCAAACAATCCGCTCATCATTGAAGACGGCGTGACCGTCGGCCATCAAGTCATTTTGCATAGCGCCATCGTCCGGAAACACGCGCTCATCGGCATGGGCTCGATCGTTCTTGACCGCGCCGAAATCGGCGAAGGCGCGTTTATCGGCGCCGGCAGCTTAGTGCCGCCCGGCAAAAAAATCCCGCCGAACGTGCTCGCCCTCGGCCGACCGGCGAAAGTCGTCCGCGAGCTGACTGAAGACGATTTCCGTGAAATGGAACGCATCCGCCGCGAATACGTGGAAAAAGGGCAATATTACAAAGCGCTCCAGCAGCAACGTCCCATCGAGCCGTAA